From the Bdellovibrio sp. ArHS genome, one window contains:
- a CDS encoding ABC transporter permease subunit, whose amino-acid sequence MIVYLIRRLLLMIPTFFGITVVTFVLINLAPGSPIEQKLQAIRFGAAGGGGGGGGGGGINTRGDTSVNEEVIEALKKQYGFDKPLHVRYFIWLKNLTRLDFGESFTYQEPVIDVIKSKFPVSLQFGIASLILTYLVCIPLGVRKAIKAGAAFDRITTILLNLTYSIPPLVLGIFLIVVFAGKLNMFPIGGIQSDDYESLTSMGKLWDRVHHFVLPLICYMIGGFTELSVLMRNSMLDVIKSDFVRTARAKGLSENIVIFKHALRNALIPIATGLGGFFGAFLAGSLIIEQMFNLDGIGLLGYQSVLSRDYNVIMGLTFISSLLLMFGRVFSDIIYVLIDPRIDFK is encoded by the coding sequence TTGATCGTTTACCTGATTCGCCGATTGTTATTGATGATTCCGACGTTTTTCGGGATTACCGTTGTCACCTTTGTGTTGATTAACTTAGCTCCGGGAAGCCCCATCGAGCAGAAGCTTCAGGCCATCCGTTTCGGCGCTGCCGGCGGTGGTGGCGGGGGCGGCGGCGGAGGTGGTATCAATACCCGCGGCGACACTTCGGTCAACGAAGAGGTCATTGAGGCTCTTAAGAAGCAATATGGCTTCGATAAGCCCCTTCATGTTCGTTACTTCATCTGGCTAAAAAACCTCACTCGTCTTGATTTCGGTGAAAGTTTTACCTACCAAGAGCCTGTCATCGACGTTATCAAAAGTAAATTTCCGGTCTCCTTACAGTTCGGTATTGCCTCGCTGATCTTAACTTATCTGGTCTGTATCCCATTGGGGGTGCGAAAGGCGATTAAGGCGGGCGCTGCTTTTGACAGGATAACGACGATTCTGCTGAATCTGACGTACTCGATTCCTCCGCTGGTCTTGGGTATTTTCTTGATCGTTGTGTTCGCAGGTAAGCTGAATATGTTCCCTATCGGGGGCATTCAATCCGATGACTATGAGTCCTTAACAAGCATGGGGAAGTTATGGGACCGGGTGCACCACTTTGTTCTTCCTTTGATCTGTTACATGATCGGTGGCTTCACTGAGCTTTCAGTTCTTATGCGTAACTCGATGTTGGATGTTATCAAGTCTGACTTCGTTCGTACGGCGCGCGCCAAGGGTCTGTCGGAAAATATCGTTATTTTCAAGCACGCTCTTCGTAATGCCTTGATTCCAATTGCAACAGGGTTAGGCGGCTTCTTCGGCGCTTTCCTGGCGGGCTCGTTGATCATTGAGCAGATGTTCAACTTGGACGGTATCGGTTTGTTGGGATATCAATCTGTTCTTTCGCGCGACTATAACGTGATCATGGGATTGACCTTCATTTCATCGTTACTTTTGATGTTTGGCCGCGTATTCAGCGACATCATCTATGTTCTTATCGACCCAAGGATTGACTTCAAATGA
- a CDS encoding agmatinase family protein, translating into MSDKTVKFDPTTTISAEFGIFGIPMTEEESKVVLVPVPWEVTTSYGEGASRGPQIIRQASEQIDLFDIEVGKAYEVGYHMRDFPEDLCAMNDKFKAVAQELIAMRTNLSDDETKMNSLAAQVNEACEEMSQWVYDQCSDVLKKGKLLGLVGGDHSTPLGAIRAVSDQFKGDFGVLHIDAHADLRKAYQGFKQSHASIMYNVMTDAKKPKKLVQVGIRDFCEEEYDFSNSREDIKTFYDLELKRRLLKGETWEQVCKDIIKELPQNVYISFDIDGLDPAFCPHTGTPVPGGLSVDQVFFLFREVHASGRKIIAFDLNEVSTGGLEEHEVEWDGNVGARILYKMCGWLVKSNA; encoded by the coding sequence ATGTCTGATAAGACGGTGAAATTCGATCCCACCACCACCATTTCTGCGGAGTTCGGAATCTTTGGTATTCCAATGACTGAGGAGGAATCCAAAGTCGTACTCGTCCCCGTTCCCTGGGAGGTCACAACTTCTTATGGCGAGGGTGCTTCACGCGGCCCTCAGATCATCCGTCAAGCCAGTGAGCAGATCGACCTGTTCGACATCGAAGTCGGCAAGGCTTACGAAGTTGGCTACCACATGCGCGATTTCCCTGAAGACCTGTGTGCAATGAATGACAAATTCAAGGCAGTCGCACAAGAGCTCATCGCCATGCGTACGAACTTGAGTGACGATGAAACAAAAATGAACTCTTTAGCGGCGCAAGTGAATGAAGCTTGTGAAGAAATGTCTCAATGGGTCTACGATCAATGCTCAGACGTGCTAAAAAAAGGCAAGCTTCTGGGACTTGTCGGCGGCGACCATTCAACACCTCTGGGGGCGATCCGCGCCGTGAGTGATCAATTCAAGGGCGACTTCGGCGTTTTGCACATTGATGCCCATGCCGACCTCAGAAAAGCCTACCAGGGTTTCAAACAATCTCATGCATCCATCATGTACAATGTGATGACTGACGCGAAGAAACCCAAAAAATTGGTGCAAGTGGGTATTCGCGATTTCTGTGAAGAAGAATACGACTTTAGCAATTCACGTGAAGACATCAAAACTTTTTATGATCTTGAGCTTAAGCGCCGTCTACTTAAAGGCGAAACCTGGGAACAGGTTTGCAAAGATATTATTAAAGAACTTCCGCAAAATGTTTATATCTCTTTCGATATCGACGGTCTTGATCCTGCTTTCTGCCCGCACACCGGAACACCCGTGCCAGGCGGCTTGAGTGTGGATCAGGTTTTCTTTTTGTTCCGCGAAGTTCACGCTTCCGGCCGTAAGATTATTGCCTTTGACCTCAATGAAGTTTCCACAGGCGGCCTCGAAGAGCACGAAGTAGAGTGGGACGGCAACGTCGGCGCGCGCATTCTTTATAAGATGTGTGGATGGTTGGTGAAGAGCAATGCTTAA
- the dinB gene encoding DNA polymerase IV, giving the protein MRKIIHIDMDCFYAAVEVKFRPELKGKALGIGGPPNTRSVLTTASYEARKYGVRSAMPSSQAVRLCPHLILIPPHFDLYKNESRKVREILERFTNKIEPLSLDEAYLDVTDCELFGGSATLIAQEIRRLIYTELNLTASAGVAPNKFLAKVASDWKKPNGQFVIRPQDVAAFVRDLPIEKIFGVGKVTAQKMHDLGLHTCGDIQKYTVLELHSWFGSRAQELYDFARGEDHRPVVTEWERKSLTVEETFNRDLQSLDECRRVIPTLYEDFVRRLEKGQYQDRIKGFVVKLKFYDFKQTTHEEVARSVPTKEDFQRLLEKAWSRREVPVRLVGLGVRLGSQKKSVHNNDSPQMRFAI; this is encoded by the coding sequence ATGAGGAAGATCATTCATATTGATATGGACTGCTTTTATGCCGCGGTGGAAGTAAAATTTCGCCCGGAGCTTAAGGGGAAAGCCTTGGGTATTGGTGGTCCTCCTAACACCCGAAGTGTACTGACGACTGCCAGCTATGAAGCTCGTAAATATGGTGTGCGTTCGGCCATGCCGTCATCGCAAGCTGTGCGCTTGTGCCCGCATCTGATCTTAATTCCTCCTCATTTTGACTTATATAAAAATGAAAGTCGCAAAGTCCGCGAAATTCTTGAAAGATTCACAAACAAAATCGAACCTCTTTCGCTGGATGAAGCCTATTTGGATGTCACTGATTGTGAGCTTTTCGGGGGCAGCGCCACCTTGATTGCGCAAGAAATTCGTCGACTCATTTATACGGAATTAAATCTGACGGCTTCAGCGGGAGTCGCCCCGAATAAATTCTTGGCAAAGGTCGCCAGCGATTGGAAAAAGCCCAATGGGCAATTTGTGATTCGCCCTCAGGATGTGGCGGCTTTCGTGCGTGATCTTCCGATCGAAAAAATTTTTGGTGTGGGCAAGGTCACTGCCCAAAAAATGCATGATTTGGGTCTTCACACCTGTGGCGACATTCAAAAGTACACCGTCCTCGAGCTTCATAGTTGGTTTGGCTCCCGAGCCCAGGAACTCTATGACTTTGCACGAGGCGAAGATCATCGTCCTGTGGTGACGGAATGGGAAAGAAAGTCACTGACCGTCGAAGAAACTTTCAACCGCGATCTGCAAAGTTTAGACGAATGCCGTAGGGTCATTCCGACCCTTTACGAAGACTTTGTTCGTCGACTTGAAAAAGGCCAATATCAAGACCGCATCAAAGGGTTTGTTGTGAAATTGAAATTTTATGATTTTAAACAAACCACCCACGAAGAAGTCGCTAGGAGTGTTCCCACGAAAGAGGACTTTCAGCGCCTTTTAGAAAAAGCCTGGTCACGTCGCGAGGTGCCGGTTCGCTTAGTGGGACTGGGGGTGCGTTTGGGATCGCAGAAGAAGTCTGTCCACAACAATGACTCGCCGCAAATGAGGTTTGCAATTTAG
- a CDS encoding lysophospholipid acyltransferase family protein encodes MNLHLVVKNKPAESEKFLLVSNHMGFIDIMMLASCTPMLFVTSVEMRETPFLGLLTELGGCIYVERRSRTRILDEMKNIVETLRKGFRVVLYPEATSTNGERVLPFKKTLMMAAAHAGVPIQPVVINFRNINGEDFTLKWRDHVCWYGDIPFATAMWRAATLKSVTGEIEFLEQIVSTPEDDRGVIADKAHSLIASKFVPVKGLPVEEQSPAEMEADPT; translated from the coding sequence ATGAATTTACATCTTGTGGTGAAAAACAAGCCTGCCGAAAGCGAAAAGTTTCTACTGGTCAGCAATCACATGGGATTTATAGATATCATGATGTTGGCCTCGTGCACCCCGATGTTGTTTGTGACGTCGGTTGAGATGCGTGAGACTCCGTTCCTAGGTCTTTTGACGGAATTGGGTGGTTGTATTTATGTTGAACGCCGCAGCCGCACCCGGATTCTAGATGAAATGAAAAACATAGTTGAAACTTTGCGAAAAGGTTTCCGCGTTGTGCTTTATCCTGAGGCGACTTCCACAAATGGCGAGCGGGTTTTGCCCTTCAAGAAAACTCTGATGATGGCGGCAGCCCATGCAGGCGTTCCTATTCAACCCGTTGTGATCAATTTCCGTAACATCAACGGCGAAGACTTCACGTTAAAATGGCGTGACCACGTTTGTTGGTATGGCGACATTCCTTTCGCCACAGCGATGTGGAGAGCGGCGACGTTGAAGTCGGTGACGGGTGAAATCGAATTTTTAGAGCAAATCGTTTCAACTCCCGAAGATGACCGGGGTGTGATCGCCGACAAAGCTCATTCCCTGATTGCCTCCAAGTTCGTACCGGTAAAAGGCCTTCCTGTGGAAGAACAGTCTCCGGCAGAGATGGAAGCAGATCCTACTTGA
- a CDS encoding mechanosensitive ion channel family protein — protein MRHDLEVITATGGPWPWFFALIGAVLGTLIIKAILKGVAPRLKYITAKTSRQLDDTIATCLTATKSWFIFTWIFVPLLHAMSADTRVLAVGKALVVFATASQLGIWGLYAIQLWKNNYLKKKTGTNASTASAMGIITTVLQGTLIIALVLISLSNLGVNIGALLAGLGVGGIAVALAAQNILGDMFASLSIVLDKPFEVGDFITVGPQMGTVENIGIKTTRVRSLSGEELVFSNRDLLDSRIQNFKRMWKRRVALRFSVPHTTPLPIIRQIPSWISEIVKQQKDIELERSHLDALGSSSVEFEFVYWVQNPDFTAHMDIKQNILWSIQERLHSQKVRLALPGQSLYIESLPTEVQKSESEETSRQKKNLEGPLLDH, from the coding sequence ATGAGACACGACTTAGAAGTCATTACCGCCACGGGAGGACCCTGGCCGTGGTTTTTTGCTTTGATTGGCGCCGTTCTTGGAACCCTGATTATCAAAGCCATTCTTAAAGGGGTGGCTCCCCGCTTGAAATACATCACCGCTAAAACTTCTAGACAGCTTGACGACACGATCGCGACTTGCCTGACCGCCACGAAGTCCTGGTTTATCTTTACTTGGATTTTCGTTCCTCTTCTTCATGCCATGAGCGCAGACACCCGCGTGCTGGCCGTGGGCAAAGCTCTTGTGGTCTTCGCGACGGCTTCGCAGTTAGGTATTTGGGGCCTGTACGCTATTCAGCTTTGGAAAAACAACTATCTTAAAAAGAAAACCGGCACAAATGCCAGTACAGCTTCTGCGATGGGTATCATCACCACCGTTCTTCAAGGCACCCTCATCATCGCACTGGTTCTGATCAGCTTAAGCAATCTAGGAGTCAACATCGGCGCTTTGCTGGCGGGACTAGGTGTTGGCGGCATTGCCGTAGCCTTAGCGGCGCAAAATATTTTGGGTGATATGTTTGCCTCGCTGTCTATTGTTCTGGATAAACCTTTCGAGGTCGGTGACTTTATCACCGTCGGCCCGCAAATGGGAACAGTGGAAAACATCGGCATCAAAACGACTCGTGTGCGCAGTCTTTCTGGGGAAGAACTGGTGTTTTCAAATCGCGATCTTCTAGATAGTCGCATTCAAAACTTCAAACGGATGTGGAAACGCCGGGTGGCTTTGCGCTTCAGTGTTCCTCACACAACACCCCTTCCCATCATCAGGCAAATTCCCTCCTGGATCAGCGAAATCGTGAAACAACAAAAAGACATCGAACTGGAAAGAAGTCACCTGGATGCCCTGGGATCATCGTCTGTCGAATTTGAGTTTGTCTATTGGGTGCAAAACCCTGACTTCACGGCCCACATGGACATCAAACAAAATATTTTATGGAGTATTCAGGAAAGACTTCATTCACAGAAAGTTCGTTTAGCGCTTCCTGGGCAATCTCTTTACATTGAATCGTTACCGACAGAAGTTCAGAAAAGTGAGAGCGAAGAGACCTCGCGACAGAAGAAGAATCTGGAAGGCCCTCTATTAGATCATTGA
- a CDS encoding phosphoenolpyruvate carboxylase, with the protein MNPEKLPKELTSLVDWSVTELGNVIKSELGETGFARIESLRQYVKTEDGGKLTGLLKMKKDLSLLSAEDKYAIAHSFALMLELINACESAYRTHRLRQETQVRVEDGHAYGRVIHVLTAHPTESRNPDIIYYFKKIQSLLERHLEESQEKHTEELFALLKITWRIPMSKQHKPSVMDEAEYIYSLSLHEDVMRVYVEQLSQKLPFYIRSWVGGDKDGHPGVNEKTMLGSLQMSRHFLLQWMHSKFSIFMKDLEPLAHTFGKHQDQVSRLLGVARNIHKTLKQLKRIQSKDAKTVKTLQESLAVLLTDYQNFLGIKSELLDEMRLLLKVFPGLVVPLELREDSSLVHEALTVSSRKSVIARMLQQLGKITGDGDPRFYVRGFVLSQTESVGDLIAGVQLVEKYLGKARLPVVPLFESAQSLSSSVNIIESFLKSSSRRKWVENFWSKKFEVMLGYSDSAKENGSFPSRFLIYSAVRELEKVIKDHGLEPIFFHGSGGSVERGGGSIQEQTEWWPHSALDTVKMTVQGEMIYRNYSSPEILSSQLDRLQTARDQSQKSEQRFESPRARKDLLTLSQFMQQSYQALLQEPTFLQLVETATPYTFLKDLRLGSRPTKRQGAVDIKHLRAIPWVLCWTQTRILFPSWWGMGSFWKNLNEEGKIHYVRAFVESSLFRSYIKLLGFTLEKVELEIFSMYLHSSELPKEVAEEMVKRFTEEYEQCCLAVREITGEPSLLWYRPWLETSIALRSPLIHPLNILQLIALKDKDVQLLRETVTGIASGMLTTG; encoded by the coding sequence ATGAATCCAGAAAAACTTCCCAAAGAACTGACGAGTCTTGTTGATTGGTCCGTCACTGAGCTTGGCAATGTTATTAAGTCTGAACTCGGCGAAACAGGTTTTGCCCGTATCGAGTCGCTTCGTCAATACGTGAAGACCGAAGATGGCGGGAAATTGACCGGCCTTCTAAAAATGAAAAAGGATTTAAGTCTGTTATCGGCCGAGGATAAATACGCCATCGCCCACAGCTTTGCCTTAATGTTAGAACTTATCAACGCTTGCGAATCCGCTTATAGAACCCATCGTCTTCGTCAGGAAACTCAGGTGCGAGTCGAAGATGGCCACGCTTACGGTCGAGTGATACATGTCCTGACTGCGCACCCGACAGAGTCGCGCAATCCTGATATCATCTATTATTTTAAAAAAATTCAAAGTCTTTTAGAGCGGCATTTGGAAGAAAGCCAAGAAAAGCATACAGAGGAACTTTTTGCTCTTCTTAAGATAACCTGGCGCATCCCCATGTCGAAGCAGCACAAGCCGTCTGTCATGGATGAGGCCGAGTATATTTATTCCTTATCGTTGCATGAAGATGTGATGCGTGTTTACGTTGAGCAGCTATCACAAAAACTGCCCTTTTATATTCGTTCATGGGTGGGCGGGGATAAGGACGGTCACCCCGGTGTTAACGAAAAGACCATGCTGGGAAGTTTACAAATGTCTCGGCATTTCTTGTTGCAGTGGATGCACTCTAAATTTTCCATCTTTATGAAAGATCTTGAGCCGCTGGCTCACACGTTTGGTAAACACCAAGATCAGGTATCCCGGCTTTTAGGGGTTGCGCGGAATATCCATAAAACACTGAAACAATTAAAACGCATTCAAAGTAAAGACGCAAAAACCGTGAAAACCCTGCAAGAAAGTTTGGCCGTTCTTTTGACGGACTACCAAAATTTTTTAGGGATAAAGTCCGAACTTCTTGATGAAATGCGACTGCTTTTAAAGGTTTTCCCGGGGTTGGTGGTGCCGTTAGAACTTCGTGAAGATTCATCTTTAGTTCACGAAGCTTTGACAGTTTCATCCAGAAAGTCTGTGATCGCACGAATGCTTCAACAGTTGGGCAAAATCACCGGCGACGGAGATCCTCGCTTTTATGTACGAGGCTTCGTTTTAAGCCAGACTGAAAGCGTTGGTGATTTGATTGCTGGTGTTCAGCTTGTGGAAAAGTATCTGGGCAAGGCGCGACTGCCCGTGGTGCCTCTTTTTGAAAGTGCTCAATCTTTAAGTTCTTCTGTGAATATCATCGAGAGTTTTTTAAAGAGTTCTTCCCGTCGCAAATGGGTTGAAAACTTCTGGTCCAAGAAATTTGAAGTGATGCTGGGATACTCGGATTCGGCAAAAGAAAATGGATCATTTCCATCTCGTTTTCTTATTTACTCGGCCGTTCGCGAATTAGAGAAGGTTATTAAAGATCACGGTCTTGAGCCTATTTTTTTTCATGGCTCCGGAGGAAGCGTGGAAAGAGGCGGTGGAAGCATTCAAGAACAGACAGAATGGTGGCCTCATTCGGCGTTGGATACGGTGAAGATGACGGTTCAGGGCGAGATGATCTATCGCAACTACAGTTCGCCGGAAATTTTGAGCAGTCAGTTAGATCGGTTACAAACGGCGCGGGATCAAAGTCAAAAGAGTGAACAACGATTTGAAAGTCCCCGGGCCCGCAAGGACTTATTAACTCTGTCGCAATTTATGCAGCAGTCCTATCAGGCACTTTTGCAGGAACCGACATTCTTGCAGCTTGTTGAAACAGCCACGCCTTACACCTTTCTGAAAGATTTGCGTCTGGGGTCGCGACCAACGAAAAGACAGGGGGCCGTTGATATTAAACATCTGCGGGCGATCCCATGGGTTCTTTGTTGGACTCAAACCCGCATTTTATTTCCCAGTTGGTGGGGGATGGGCAGCTTTTGGAAGAATTTAAACGAAGAGGGTAAGATCCACTACGTTCGAGCTTTTGTAGAATCGTCTCTGTTCCGCTCCTATATCAAGCTTTTGGGATTCACCTTAGAAAAGGTCGAGCTGGAAATTTTCTCGATGTATTTACATTCTTCGGAGCTTCCGAAGGAAGTGGCTGAAGAGATGGTCAAACGCTTCACTGAAGAGTATGAACAATGTTGTTTGGCTGTACGAGAAATCACAGGTGAACCCAGTCTTCTTTGGTATCGTCCTTGGTTAGAGACAAGCATCGCGCTGCGCTCGCCTCTGATTCATCCTCTGAATATCCTGCAGTTGATTGCTTTGAAAGACAAAGATGTCCAGTTGCTTAGAGAAACTGTCACCGGTATCGCCAGTGGCATGTTGACCACCGGATAA
- a CDS encoding ABC transporter permease subunit, which translates to MMDPIQKYLIKNELTLKRYKRFKRDRTAVISVWILLTMFFFSFTAELWANNRPHVVSYQGKLYFPLFVDYHPTDFGREDIYVMDYRQLEMKEGDWSVWPIIQWDPYESNKSVDTYPSPPTSVNWIGTDESGRDVMTRLLYGFRYTMLFAIGSWIATYAIGITLGSLMGYLGGKTDLVGQRVVEIVESTPILFVLITIISIFTPSLPLLIIFFALFSWTGISAYMRAQFLSLRKREYVEAAKAIGADHKRIIGKHILPNGLTPIVTFAPFFIAGGVNTLSFLDYLGLGLVPPTPSWGELMAQAQKWFTIAEWLVWGPMVAIVLTLTVLINIGLAVRDAFDSKM; encoded by the coding sequence ATGATGGATCCAATTCAGAAATATCTTATTAAGAATGAACTTACGCTTAAACGCTACAAGCGGTTTAAGCGCGATCGCACTGCGGTGATCTCTGTTTGGATTCTATTGACGATGTTCTTCTTTAGTTTCACGGCAGAGCTTTGGGCGAACAACCGTCCTCACGTAGTCAGCTATCAGGGTAAGTTGTACTTCCCTCTTTTTGTTGACTACCATCCGACTGATTTCGGTCGCGAAGACATCTATGTGATGGACTATCGCCAACTGGAAATGAAGGAAGGCGACTGGTCAGTATGGCCCATCATCCAATGGGATCCTTACGAGAGCAATAAATCCGTCGACACTTATCCGTCTCCTCCAACTTCTGTGAACTGGATCGGGACAGATGAAAGTGGTCGTGATGTGATGACCCGTCTTCTTTACGGTTTCCGCTACACGATGTTATTTGCGATCGGAAGCTGGATTGCGACTTACGCCATCGGTATTACGCTGGGTTCTTTGATGGGTTACCTGGGTGGAAAGACGGACTTGGTCGGGCAACGTGTTGTTGAGATCGTTGAAAGTACGCCGATTCTTTTCGTTTTGATCACAATCATTTCGATCTTCACACCAAGTTTGCCGTTGTTGATCATCTTCTTCGCGCTGTTCAGTTGGACAGGAATTTCCGCCTACATGCGGGCTCAGTTCCTTTCTTTAAGAAAACGTGAGTACGTTGAAGCGGCGAAAGCCATCGGTGCAGACCACAAACGTATCATCGGAAAACACATTCTTCCGAATGGTCTGACTCCGATCGTAACATTTGCTCCGTTTTTCATCGCTGGTGGTGTAAACACATTGTCTTTCCTAGATTACCTAGGATTGGGACTTGTTCCACCAACACCAAGCTGGGGCGAGTTGATGGCTCAGGCTCAAAAATGGTTCACGATTGCCGAATGGCTAGTCTGGGGACCAATGGTTGCCATCGTTCTAACTCTGACAGTTCTCATCAATATTGGCCTAGCCGTGCGCGACGCCTTCGACTCGAAAATGTAA
- a CDS encoding arsenate reductase family protein, with translation MLKVYEYAKCSTCVKALKFLDAKKVKYEKLPIVDKAPSQKELKEMLGALKARGGSIRNLFNTSGVMYKEMKLSEKLPSMTETEAIKLLSENGKLVKRPFVISEKIHLVGFKEDEWKKEF, from the coding sequence ATGCTTAAGGTTTATGAATATGCCAAATGCTCTACGTGCGTGAAGGCGTTAAAATTTCTAGATGCAAAGAAAGTAAAATACGAAAAACTTCCGATCGTCGACAAGGCTCCTTCGCAAAAGGAGCTAAAGGAAATGCTGGGCGCCCTGAAAGCTCGCGGCGGCAGTATTCGCAATCTTTTTAATACTTCGGGCGTAATGTACAAAGAGATGAAATTAAGCGAAAAACTTCCAAGCATGACCGAGACGGAAGCTATCAAACTTCTCTCTGAGAATGGCAAGCTGGTGAAAAGACCTTTTGTTATTTCCGAGAAAATTCATCTTGTCGGCTTCAAAGAAGACGAGTGGAAAAAAGAATTTTAA
- a CDS encoding peptide-binding protein: protein MKGLLTLILSSALTAPAFAAAPNANAPKGGNFVFNLGGEPPTVHPITATDAYSRYVQNYVCDGMATRDSETYDWKPRLAEKWEISKDNKVFTFHLRKDAVFHDGTPVTADDVKFSFDAIFEPKYEAAHLRPYYEGLTKAEVIDAHTIRFTARDLYFNNFESAATLTVIPKKIYSDIEKSKKMNRQLVCAGPYVLSKFDRGQVITLKKFDKWYGNKDAAYAGMYNFDTITMRFYKDENVELERAKKGELDYLDLRVEAFMKKTEGAPWGKTIIKHKVENSAPKSYGFIGWNFRKELFQDRSVRVALAHLLNREEMNKKFRYGMSDLANGAIYLRSEYNPGNKALEFNPKKAQELLAKAGWTDKDKNGVLEKEVNGKRTEFKFTLIYPSKDTEKYYTMYREDLKKAGIDMELKYLEWNSFLKLVDEGNFDAVTMAWGGGSVDPDPKQIWHSASAVAGGSNFIAYKNPEVDKLIDEARVEPNKAKRVAALKKVYAKIAEDAPYAFLFNDKYAFYANSSRMGMPAETFKYEIGRDYWWLKAQ, encoded by the coding sequence ATGAAGGGTCTCCTAACTCTTATTTTGAGTTCAGCTTTGACAGCACCCGCTTTTGCAGCAGCACCCAATGCTAACGCACCAAAAGGCGGAAATTTCGTTTTTAACCTTGGTGGCGAGCCGCCAACGGTTCACCCGATCACTGCTACTGATGCTTACTCACGTTACGTACAAAATTACGTGTGTGATGGAATGGCGACTCGTGACTCCGAGACTTACGATTGGAAACCTCGTTTGGCTGAGAAGTGGGAAATCTCCAAAGATAATAAAGTTTTCACTTTCCACCTTCGCAAAGACGCTGTTTTCCACGATGGCACTCCTGTAACTGCTGACGACGTGAAGTTTTCTTTCGACGCGATCTTTGAACCTAAGTACGAAGCGGCTCATTTGCGCCCTTACTACGAAGGTTTGACAAAAGCTGAAGTTATCGATGCTCACACGATCCGTTTCACGGCTCGTGATCTTTACTTCAACAACTTCGAATCGGCTGCGACTTTGACTGTGATCCCTAAGAAGATCTACAGCGATATCGAAAAATCTAAGAAGATGAACCGCCAACTTGTGTGTGCGGGTCCTTATGTCCTTTCTAAATTTGACCGTGGCCAAGTTATCACATTGAAAAAATTTGATAAATGGTATGGCAACAAAGATGCCGCTTACGCCGGTATGTACAACTTCGACACAATCACTATGCGCTTCTACAAAGACGAAAACGTCGAACTTGAGCGCGCGAAAAAAGGTGAGTTGGATTACCTTGATCTACGTGTTGAAGCCTTCATGAAAAAAACCGAGGGAGCTCCTTGGGGTAAAACAATCATCAAGCACAAAGTTGAAAACAGCGCTCCGAAATCTTACGGTTTCATTGGCTGGAACTTCCGTAAAGAGTTGTTCCAAGACCGCAGCGTACGTGTGGCTTTGGCTCACTTGTTGAACCGTGAAGAAATGAATAAAAAATTCCGTTACGGCATGTCTGATCTTGCCAACGGCGCGATTTATCTTCGCTCTGAATACAACCCAGGCAATAAGGCTCTTGAATTCAATCCGAAAAAAGCTCAGGAACTTTTGGCTAAAGCTGGTTGGACAGACAAAGACAAAAACGGTGTTCTAGAAAAAGAAGTGAACGGTAAACGCACTGAATTCAAATTCACTTTGATCTACCCGTCTAAAGACACTGAAAAATACTACACTATGTATCGTGAGGACTTGAAAAAAGCCGGTATCGATATGGAGTTGAAGTATCTTGAATGGAACTCCTTCTTGAAACTTGTTGATGAAGGTAACTTTGATGCTGTGACAATGGCATGGGGTGGCGGTTCCGTAGATCCAGATCCAAAACAAATCTGGCACTCTGCAAGTGCTGTTGCTGGTGGATCTAACTTCATCGCATACAAAAACCCAGAAGTTGACAAGTTGATCGACGAAGCTCGTGTTGAGCCTAATAAGGCTAAACGTGTAGCAGCTCTTAAAAAGGTTTATGCCAAGATCGCTGAGGATGCTCCTTACGCGTTCCTATTCAACGATAAGTACGCGTTTTACGCGAACTCGTCTCGCATGGGCATGCCTGCAGAGACATTCAAATATGAGATCGGTCGAGATTACTGGTGGTTGAAGGCTCAATAG